Genomic DNA from Halorussus rarus:
CGGTCGCCAGCGATGGTCGGGTTGCCGCGGCCCTCAATCGCCCGCATTAATCGAGTCGTCGTGGTCTTCAATCGCCAGCGATGGTCGAGTCGTCGCCGGTCAGTTCGTCGGGCGAGGTCGGCTCCTCCTCGGGGTCCGGCCCGAGCGGCCGGACCCGGACGTTCGTCACCTTGTACCGGGGGATCCTGCTGGTCGGGTCGAACTGCTCCTCGGTCAGCCTGTTGACGGCACCGTTGACGAAGTGCATCGGGATGAACAGGACGTCCGGCCCCGAGGTCTCCTCGACGTTGGCCCGCACCACGATCTCGCCCTGCGCGGACTCGACGGCGACGTACTCCCCGTCGTCGATGCCGAGGCGGTCGGCGGCGTCCGGGTGGACGGTGACGAAGCTCTCGGGGACGTGCTGCATCGACGTCTCGACCCGGCGGGTCATCGACCCCGTGTGCCAGTGGTAGAGGACCCGCCCCGTCGAGAGCGTGAACGGGTACTCCTCGGTCGGAGCCGGGAGTCGCTCCTCGGGCAGTTCCGACGGGACGAACCGGGCCCTCCCGTCGTCGAAGTTGAACTCGTCCTCGTAGAGATACGGCGTCCCAGGGTGGTCCTCGTCCCAGCAGGGCCACTGGAGGCCGTCCTCCTTCTCCTCCAGTCGCTCGTGGGTGACGCCGCCGTAGATGGGCGCGAGGTCGTTGATCTCGTCCATCACGTCGGCGGCGCTCCCGTAGTCCCAGTCGAAGCCCATGCGACCCGCGAGGTCCTGGAGGATGGCGGCGTCGGTCCGGGCCTCGCCCGGCGACTCGACGGCCGGCCGGACTAACTGGACCCGCCGCTCGGTGTTCGTGATGGTGCCGTACTTCTCGGCGAGCGAGGCCGCCGGCAGCACCACGTCGGCGTGCTTGGCGGTCTCGGTCATGAACAGCTCCTGGACCACGAGGAAGTCGAGCGCCGCCAGCGCCTCCTCGACGTGGTCGAGGTCCGGCTCCGAGACGGCTGGGTTCTCGCCGACGATGTACATCCCGCGCAGGTCGGTGTTCTCCGGGGTGTAGCCCTCCTCGGCGCTCGGGTCGTCGGTCCCCCGGCGCTGTTCGTCGGACGCCTCCGTCTCCCGCTCGCCGGAAGCGCCCGCATCGGTCGGCTCTCCCTCGTCGCCGACAGCGCCCGCGCCGGTCGACCCGGCTTCGTCACCAGCGCCGTGGTTCGCGTCGTCACCGCCGTAGGCGTCGTCGCCGTCCCCGCCCGTGACGGTCTCCTCGACGCCCGGGATGGCGCTGAACATATCGGTGACGCGGAGGCCGACCTCGTCCGGCGGGCGGACGCCCCACTCCGCCTCGAACTTGTCGAGGACCTCGTCGTCTTCGACCGACTGGTACCCCGGCAGGTTGTTGGGAATCGGTCCCATGTCGCCGCCCCCGCCCTGCACGTTGTTCTGGCCGCGGAACGGCGACAGTCCCGAGCGGGGCTCGCCGACGTGGCCGCACAGCAGCGCCAGGTTGGCGATGGCGAGCGCGTTGCGCGTCCCGTGGGTGTGCTGGGTCAGCCCCATCGCCCACCCGTAGACGCAGGTGTCGGCGGTCGCGATGGTCTCGGCGGCGTGCTTCAGTTCGACGGGCGGCACGTCGGTCAGCTCCTCGACCACCTCGGGCGTGTACGGCTCGACGGCCTCGACCAGTTCGTCGAAGTGCCTGGTGCGCTCGTCGACGAACGCCTCGTCGTAGAGGTCCTCCGCGACGATGTGACGCATCATCCCGTTGAGCCACGCGATGTCCGCGCCGGGCTGGGTCCGGGAGTACTGGTCGGCGTGCTCGGCGACGGTCGTCTCCCGCGGGTCGAAGACGAACAGGTCCGCGCCGTCCCGGACGTTCTGGACGATGCGGGTCGCCAGCACCGGGTGGCTCTCGGTCGTGTTCGACCCGGTGATGAGGTAGCAGTCGGTCTCGCCGATGTCCTCGTTGATGCGGTTGGTCATCGCGCCGTAGCCGACGGTCTCCTTGAGCGCGGCGACGGTCGAGGAGTGACAGAGCCGCGTGCAGTTGTCGACGTGGGGCGTCCCGAGCACCTGGCGGGCGAACTTCTGGGCGAGGAAGTTCTCCTCGTTGGTCGCCTTCGAGGAGGACGTGACCGCCAGCGACTCCGCCCCGTGCTCGTCGCGGATCTCCGAGAGCCGCCCGGCGACGCGGTCGAGCGCCTCCTCCCACGACGCCTCGCGGAACTCCCCGTCCTCCTTGACCAGCGGCGTCCGCAGCCGGTCGTCGGAGTCGACGAAGTCGTAGCCGAACTTCCCCTTCACGCAGGTCGAGAAGTCGTTCGCCGGCGCCTGGTCGGGGTCGGCGGGACGGGCGCCCAGCACTTCCTCGCCCCGCCCGTAGAGCTCGAACCGACAGCCGACCCCGCAGTAGGTGCAGGTCGTGTCTGCCACCGTGAGGCTCCGCTTCCGGCCGCGGCTGACGACCTCCGCCGCGTCGAACAGCTGCCCGACGGTGAGCGTCTCCTCGGCGACGCTCTCGGCGGCGTGTTCGACGCTCTCCAGCGCATCGTCGGCGGCCGCCTTGGAGGCGTCGGTCGCACGCCGTTTGGCCCGCTCCGACGCCTCCGTCGCCTGCTGCTTCGCCTTCGCCATGAACCCCGCGACGCCCGACCGGTCGTCCGCCTGGTGCGCCCGAGTGTCGGTCGCCGGAGTCGACCGGTCGTCGGTCGCCGAATCCGGCCCCGTCGCCCCGCCGGCTCTGGCGGTCTCGGGCACGTCGCGGTTGGGCGCCTCGGCGGTGTCGGCCGTCTCGACCGCCGGGCGCTCTTGGACCTCGCCGATGGAGTTCTTCTGGGTGAAGCCGGGGAGCGGAATCGTCGTCGCGTCCGTGAGGCCGTCCTCGACCAGCGACCCGGTCGGACAGACGGTGACGCAGTGCCCGCAGGAGATGCAGGTCGACTCCGCCATCGTCTCGGCCTCGTGCTTCTGGAAGTCGACGTGGATGTCGTCGCCCTGGCCGGACATCCGGAGGACGCCCGCGTTCTGCACGTCGTTACAGGCCTCGACGCACCGGTTGCAGAGGATGCACTTGTTGCGGTCGATCTGGATGACCGACGTGTCGTCGATGGGGGCGTAGGCGTCGCGCTCGTCGAAGACGCCGTACCGGGGTCGGTTCACCCCGTGGTCGATGGCGGTGTCCTGGAGCTCGCACCGGCCGTTCTGCCCGCAGGTCGTGCACCGCAGGTTGTGGTTCGCGAGGACGAGATCGAGGTTCACGTCGCGTGCCTCCGCGGCGTCGGTGGCGTCGGTGCGCACGTCGAGGCCGTCCTCGGCCGGGAAGCTGCAGGCCGGGACGACCCCGTGCTCGGCCGTCTCGACCATGCAGGTCCGACACGTGCCCCGCGGCCCGATCTCGTCGCCCTGCTCGGTGTCGCGGTCGTAGTAACACAGCGCCGGCACGTCCGACTCGGCGTCGACCGCCTCGACGGCGTCGATGAGCGTCGAGCCGGGCGCGACCGCGACGCGGTCGCCGTCGACCGTGAGGCTGGTCATCCCGCCGTCGTCGGTCCCGACGTCCGGGTCGTTGGCCGTCCCGGTCCGGAAGTCCTCGGTCAGCGGCGTGCTCGACCGCGGGTCGTCGACGTTCGGGACGCCGGGGGTCGCTTCTGTCGGGCTGTGCTCGGTCGGTCCGGGGGTGTCGGATTCGTCCTTGCTCATGAGCGAGATACCTCGCAGACGCCGCTGGGACAGCGGCCGTCGGCGTGCGCCTCGAACTCGGTCTCGAACCGGTCGAGTGCGGTGCCGACGGTCCGGCCGGCCGACTCGCCGAAGAGACAGAGGCTCGACGCACCCATCGTCCGGGCGAGTTCGCGTATCATGTCGTCGTCGTAGCTGCCGTCGTAGACGTCCCGCAGGAGGTCGAGGAGCTGCTTGGACCCCTCGCGGCAGGGGAAGCACCGCCCGCAGTTCTCCTCGGTGGCGAATCGCACCCGCCGGCCGGTCGTCGCCACCGGGCAGCGGTCCTCGCCGAACAGTTCGACCGCGCCCTCGGTCCCGAGGTCGGCGTCCGTCAGCGCGGGCGAACTCGCCGACAGGTCGAGCGACCGGGCGAATCCGCCGAACTGGCCGCCGACGCACGCCGTCGCGACCCGGCCCTCCGGCTCGACGGCGTCCCGAACGCGGGCGAGCGATTCGCCGGTCGGCAGTTCGACGGTCGCGGGCGCCTCGACGTCGCCGGTGACCGTGAACAGCCGCGTCCCCGGGTCGGGGCCGGCGTCGAAGCTGTCGGGGTCGAGCAGCGCGGCGCGGATCTGGGCGAGCGTCCGGGGCGTGTGGACGACGGTCGGCCGACCGTACAGGCCGTGCCTGGCGGGGCCGGGCGGGCGCAGGCGCGCTTCCAGCCGGTCGTTGCCCTCCAGCGCCTCGAGCGCCATGGTGGGTTCGCCGGCGATGAACTCGTCCGGCCCGGCGACCACTTGGGGCGTCTCCGCGTCGTCATCCGCACCGCCACCGACGCGCTCGGCGATCGCGCGCGCCGCCCGGCGCGTCCGGTCCCGGGCGAGGTCGTCGGCCTCGTTCGTGTACACGACGACGTCGCCCGGGTCGGCCCCCACGACGGCGGCGACGGCCAGCGCCCCGTCGAGGACCGACGCCGGCGCCCCGCCGAGCAGCGTCCGGTCGGTCTCGTTGCGCCGGTCGCTCTCGTTGGCGTTCACGACCACGACCGGGTCGCCCGGCGTCTCGCGCACCGTCGATAGGTCGTCGGCGACGGGAGCGTCTGCGCTGGCATCGCCCCGGCCGCGACCGAGGACGCCGATCTCCCGGAGCCGGTCGAGCGCCGCGTCCGGGTCGTCGCGCGCGAGCGCCGTCGCGTCCGCGTAGGCGGCCACGCGGCCTTCGGGGTCGGTCCACCCGCACCCGCCGAGCGCGCGGCGAGTGCCGACCGAGAGCGGCCCGTCCGGCGGTCTCGGCAGCGTCTCGACGCCGGGGTCGTGTTCGACGACCCACGCCGCGTCGTCGGCGCCGACGCCGCCCGACTCGGCCGCCTCGACGAGCGCCCGCGTTCGCTCGGCCGACGGTCGGGGGTGGTACGCGGTCCGGCCCTCGCGGGTGACCAGCACGAGCGGTTCGAGCGCCCGAGCGCCGGTCGAGCCCACTTCGAGCACGTCGACCCCGTCGGCGGCGTCGCTCGCGGTCTCCAGCGTCCGTCGGTCCCGCCTCGCGGGCGACGTCCGGTCGTCGGCCGGCCACTCGGTCGCCGACTGCGACTCGAAGCCGCCGACCGTGACGCGGACGAGAGACGAGTCGCGGCCGGAGGGTTCCGTCCTACTCACGGACGTTCGTTCGGCAGAAGACCGGAAACCGTTGTGGGCCGATCTCGTCTCCGTCTCCCGTTCACAGCGTACCGTACGCTCGGTTACAGCGGGTCGGTCCCGGGTTCGCGCTGGGGATTCGGGCCGTCGCGCTCCGCGTCGGCCTTGCGCTTCCTGCGTCGATACCACCGAGCGAGCGGCGCTCGCCTGCGCCACTGCCAGAACAGTACGCCGCCGACTGCCGCGAGCAGGACCGCCGCCGCGCCGAGGGTCCGGCCGCGGGTCGGCTCCATGGGTTGGTCTGACACGTGCGGGCTTGCCGTTCGACCGGTGTTATCGCTTCGGGCCGGCGGTCAGGTGTTCGCGCCTCGGCCGCTCGCCACGGGCGCCGGCGGCGTCGCCGTCTACCGAAGTTCCATCTGCTCGGCGCGTTCCGCCGCGAGGTCGGTGAGCTCCTCGACGGTGCTCTCCGAGCGGTCCGCGAGCACCCGGACCATCATCCCCAACTGGACCGCGGCCGTCTCCCGGAGCTTCTCGCCGTCCTCGGTGTCGTTGCCGAAGTAGTACTCGCGCCCGCCGTCCTCGCCGACGAGTCCGGCGTACACCGAGACGAGCTCGTCGTCGGCGACCGCGTCGGCCGCCCGCTCCTGCAGTTCCTCGAACCCTGGCTCTCCCATGTCTCGGAGGTGGAGCGCTCGCCCCCTCAACCCTTCGGCGGGGCGGCCGAGCGGGTCGGGGAGCGCTGGCCGTTCACTCCGCCGCCCGCCGGTACTGGACCGGCCACTCGACCTCGTCCTGCATCCCGAGTTCCTCGGCGGCGTGGAGCGCGAAGT
This window encodes:
- a CDS encoding molybdopterin-dependent oxidoreductase, encoding MSKDESDTPGPTEHSPTEATPGVPNVDDPRSSTPLTEDFRTGTANDPDVGTDDGGMTSLTVDGDRVAVAPGSTLIDAVEAVDAESDVPALCYYDRDTEQGDEIGPRGTCRTCMVETAEHGVVPACSFPAEDGLDVRTDATDAAEARDVNLDLVLANHNLRCTTCGQNGRCELQDTAIDHGVNRPRYGVFDERDAYAPIDDTSVIQIDRNKCILCNRCVEACNDVQNAGVLRMSGQGDDIHVDFQKHEAETMAESTCISCGHCVTVCPTGSLVEDGLTDATTIPLPGFTQKNSIGEVQERPAVETADTAEAPNRDVPETARAGGATGPDSATDDRSTPATDTRAHQADDRSGVAGFMAKAKQQATEASERAKRRATDASKAAADDALESVEHAAESVAEETLTVGQLFDAAEVVSRGRKRSLTVADTTCTYCGVGCRFELYGRGEEVLGARPADPDQAPANDFSTCVKGKFGYDFVDSDDRLRTPLVKEDGEFREASWEEALDRVAGRLSEIRDEHGAESLAVTSSSKATNEENFLAQKFARQVLGTPHVDNCTRLCHSSTVAALKETVGYGAMTNRINEDIGETDCYLITGSNTTESHPVLATRIVQNVRDGADLFVFDPRETTVAEHADQYSRTQPGADIAWLNGMMRHIVAEDLYDEAFVDERTRHFDELVEAVEPYTPEVVEELTDVPPVELKHAAETIATADTCVYGWAMGLTQHTHGTRNALAIANLALLCGHVGEPRSGLSPFRGQNNVQGGGGDMGPIPNNLPGYQSVEDDEVLDKFEAEWGVRPPDEVGLRVTDMFSAIPGVEETVTGGDGDDAYGGDDANHGAGDEAGSTGAGAVGDEGEPTDAGASGERETEASDEQRRGTDDPSAEEGYTPENTDLRGMYIVGENPAVSEPDLDHVEEALAALDFLVVQELFMTETAKHADVVLPAASLAEKYGTITNTERRVQLVRPAVESPGEARTDAAILQDLAGRMGFDWDYGSAADVMDEINDLAPIYGGVTHERLEEKEDGLQWPCWDEDHPGTPYLYEDEFNFDDGRARFVPSELPEERLPAPTEEYPFTLSTGRVLYHWHTGSMTRRVETSMQHVPESFVTVHPDAADRLGIDDGEYVAVESAQGEIVVRANVEETSGPDVLFIPMHFVNGAVNRLTEEQFDPTSRIPRYKVTNVRVRPLGPDPEEEPTSPDELTGDDSTIAGD
- a CDS encoding NADH-ubiquinone oxidoreductase-F iron-sulfur binding region domain-containing protein; this encodes MSRTEPSGRDSSLVRVTVGGFESQSATEWPADDRTSPARRDRRTLETASDAADGVDVLEVGSTGARALEPLVLVTREGRTAYHPRPSAERTRALVEAAESGGVGADDAAWVVEHDPGVETLPRPPDGPLSVGTRRALGGCGWTDPEGRVAAYADATALARDDPDAALDRLREIGVLGRGRGDASADAPVADDLSTVRETPGDPVVVVNANESDRRNETDRTLLGGAPASVLDGALAVAAVVGADPGDVVVYTNEADDLARDRTRRAARAIAERVGGGADDDAETPQVVAGPDEFIAGEPTMALEALEGNDRLEARLRPPGPARHGLYGRPTVVHTPRTLAQIRAALLDPDSFDAGPDPGTRLFTVTGDVEAPATVELPTGESLARVRDAVEPEGRVATACVGGQFGGFARSLDLSASSPALTDADLGTEGAVELFGEDRCPVATTGRRVRFATEENCGRCFPCREGSKQLLDLLRDVYDGSYDDDMIRELARTMGASSLCLFGESAGRTVGTALDRFETEFEAHADGRCPSGVCEVSRS